In Methanomicrobium antiquum, one DNA window encodes the following:
- a CDS encoding sirohydrochlorin cobaltochelatase: MILMKGHGKKIESHGAVLVVAMGTTRKEGRLVVEKCMKLAREAYPKAEVEFSFNYEAVRLVLKESGEEVSGPLAAMTKLLDKGHSQIVVLPIYLTPGMGYHELYRIISSLNDLAGAHGAIGFDGILVARPLLMRTEDYFEVAEAVNGIYGKSLSDDEVLILVAPTSEGGADTSLCQMQMVMDDVCKSGKVVIGGVGGYPGVEKITRRLEHMNAKKVRLAPFALVSGIHASLEIAGETNPDSWKKALESKGYAVSVDDKALGEYDEIIGIFAGRLKDAASSHGFLK; this comes from the coding sequence ATGATACTAATGAAAGGACATGGAAAAAAAATTGAGAGCCATGGTGCAGTCCTTGTTGTTGCAATGGGTACAACAAGGAAAGAAGGCCGTTTAGTTGTAGAAAAATGTATGAAACTTGCAAGAGAGGCATATCCAAAAGCAGAAGTTGAATTTTCATTTAATTATGAGGCAGTAAGACTTGTTCTAAAAGAAAGTGGTGAAGAAGTATCTGGTCCGCTTGCGGCAATGACCAAACTTTTGGATAAAGGACATTCACAGATAGTAGTTCTCCCCATTTATCTCACACCAGGAATGGGCTATCATGAATTATACCGGATAATTTCCTCATTAAATGACCTTGCCGGCGCTCATGGTGCTATAGGATTTGACGGAATTTTGGTTGCAAGGCCTCTTCTAATGAGGACTGAGGATTATTTTGAGGTTGCAGAGGCTGTCAACGGAATTTATGGAAAGTCACTCTCTGATGATGAAGTCCTCATACTTGTTGCACCTACATCCGAAGGCGGCGCTGATACATCACTCTGTCAGATGCAGATGGTGATGGACGATGTATGTAAGTCGGGAAAGGTTGTTATCGGAGGAGTCGGAGGCTATCCGGGAGTTGAAAAGATAACCAGACGTCTGGAGCATATGAATGCCAAAAAGGTGAGACTTGCACCCTTTGCATTAGTCTCCGGAATTCATGCATCTCTTGAGATAGCAGGAGAAACCAATCCGGATTCATGGAAAAAGGCCCTTGAGTCCAAAGGATATGCTGTATCTGTTGATGACAAAGCCCTTGGTGAATACGATGAAATAATCGGAATATTTGCCGGAAGACTTAAAGATGCAGCTTCATCACATGGGTTTTTAAAATAA
- a CDS encoding adenosylcobinamide amidohydrolase produces MTSYTTDSKKDLKLIFETSGGEKVYRSENSVVVKLPPNRNSITTSYINGGHQENLEAIFNHEPNPTRGHCGHDLEGGSVEEYIKIQSKRLGLNPEKTAAMMTAAKMKNAAISTRTFRDLEVTAIVTAGIEVNGGRAGDPANWHEENGSTVYVGGTINTFLILSSYLPAHALTRVIMTATEAKTVAIQQLMAPSRYSNGIATGSGTDQISVISNMSSPNVLTWAGKHSKLGELVALCIIDATTEALDKQTCLNPLTQRDMLVRLNRFGINEDKYWETAALIEGENKKPVFIENLREFSKNPSVVAMTTSLLHIIDEINWGLIPEKSGKTAAYSVMKTLPEMIAVKNQPDFEHLIDEKMTIIENWIRISSWCIKNGF; encoded by the coding sequence TTGACAAGTTATACAACAGACTCAAAAAAAGACCTTAAACTGATTTTTGAAACATCAGGTGGAGAAAAAGTTTACAGATCGGAAAATTCGGTTGTCGTAAAACTTCCTCCTAACAGAAATTCAATTACAACATCATACATAAACGGCGGCCATCAGGAAAATCTCGAAGCTATTTTTAATCATGAGCCTAATCCGACAAGAGGTCACTGCGGTCATGACCTTGAAGGTGGAAGTGTTGAAGAATATATAAAAATCCAGTCAAAAAGGCTGGGTCTGAATCCTGAAAAGACAGCTGCGATGATGACAGCCGCAAAGATGAAGAACGCTGCCATAAGCACAAGAACTTTCAGGGATCTTGAGGTTACAGCAATAGTTACCGCAGGAATAGAAGTAAACGGAGGACGTGCAGGCGACCCGGCAAACTGGCATGAAGAGAATGGAAGTACTGTTTATGTCGGCGGAACAATCAATACTTTTTTAATTTTAAGCTCATATCTGCCTGCACATGCTCTTACACGAGTTATAATGACCGCAACTGAGGCAAAGACAGTTGCAATACAGCAGCTTATGGCGCCAAGCAGATATTCAAACGGAATTGCAACGGGTTCAGGTACAGATCAGATATCAGTTATCTCAAATATGAGTAGTCCAAATGTTCTGACCTGGGCAGGAAAACATTCGAAACTTGGCGAACTTGTCGCTCTTTGCATTATTGATGCAACAACAGAAGCACTTGACAAGCAAACCTGCTTAAACCCTCTGACACAGAGAGATATGCTTGTCAGACTTAACAGATTTGGAATAAACGAGGACAAATACTGGGAGACTGCGGCTTTAATCGAAGGAGAGAACAAAAAACCTGTTTTCATAGAAAATCTTCGCGAATTTTCAAAAAATCCGTCTGTGGTTGCAATGACAACTTCACTTCTGCACATTATTGATGAGATAAACTGGGGTCTTATCCCTGAAAAATCAGGAAAAACTGCAGCTTACTCTGTTATGAAAACACTTCCCGAAATGATAGCTGTAAAAAATCAGCCTGATTTTGAACATCTCATTGACGAAAAAATGACTATTATTGAAAACTGGATAAGAATTAGTTCCTGGTGCATAAAAAACGGTTTTTGA